One Methylocapsa sp. D3K7 DNA window includes the following coding sequences:
- a CDS encoding IS3 family transposase (programmed frameshift), with protein sequence MSQKSGTAKSSSERIVKDIRRATRKQYSAEEKIRIVLDGLRGEHSIAELCRREGIAESLYYTWSKEFLEAGKRRLAGDTARAATSGEVKDLRREAQALKEVVAEQALELRLLKKKHDRGWGKRGMRYPASEKLEIIRLVEQSHLPARRTLEKLGVSRATFYRWCDLCQTGGPEALEDRSPRPDRVWNRIPDNVRGQIVQLALDEPELSPRELATRFTDTKSYFVSEASVYRLLKEHDLIASPAYIVMKAADEFKDKTTAPNQLWQTDFTYLKVIGWGWFYLSTILDDFSRYIIAWKLCTTMKVGDVTETLDLALQAAGLDHAKVVHRPRLLSDNGPSYISANLAEWLDKRNMDHVRGAPCHPQTQGKIERWHQTLKNRVLLENYYLPGDLEARIDTFVDHYNHRRYHESLDNLTPADVYFGRGQTILLQRERIKRATIQNRRLQHQLNAA encoded by the exons ATGAGCCAGAAATCCGGAACTGCCAAGTCGTCCTCCGAGCGGATCGTGAAGGACATTCGCCGAGCAACGCGCAAGCAATATTCGGCGGAGGAGAAGATCCGCATCGTGCTGGACGGCCTGCGCGGCGAGCATAGCATCGCGGAACTCTGCCGGCGCGAGGGCATCGCCGAGAGCCTGTATTACACCTGGTCGAAGGAGTTCCTGGAGGCTGGCAAGCGGCGCTTGGCGGGCGACACGGCGCGTGCGGCGACCAGCGGCGAGGTCAAGGACCTGCGCCGGGAAGCTCAGGCACTGAAGGAGGTCGTCGCCGAGCAGGCGCTGGAATTGCGCCTGCTCA AAAAAAAGCATGATCGCGGATGGGGAAAGCGAGGAATGAGATATCCGGCTTCCGAGAAACTGGAGATCATCCGGCTGGTCGAGCAATCCCATCTGCCGGCGCGCCGGACGCTGGAGAAACTCGGCGTCTCTCGCGCCACCTTTTATCGATGGTGCGACCTTTGCCAGACTGGCGGGCCAGAGGCCCTGGAAGACCGATCTCCCAGGCCCGACCGCGTCTGGAACCGAATTCCTGACAATGTGCGGGGCCAGATCGTGCAACTGGCCCTGGACGAGCCGGAGCTGTCGCCACGGGAACTGGCGACACGCTTCACCGACACAAAAAGCTATTTTGTTTCGGAAGCTTCGGTTTATCGCCTGCTGAAGGAGCACGACCTAATCGCCAGTCCCGCCTACATCGTCATGAAGGCCGCCGATGAGTTCAAGGACAAGACGACGGCGCCCAACCAGCTCTGGCAGACCGACTTCACTTATCTCAAGGTGATTGGTTGGGGTTGGTTCTACCTCAGCACGATATTGGACGACTTCTCGCGCTACATCATCGCCTGGAAGCTCTGTACGACGATGAAGGTCGGGGACGTCACGGAAACACTCGACCTGGCGTTGCAAGCCGCGGGGCTTGATCACGCCAAGGTCGTCCATCGTCCGCGATTGCTCTCGGACAATGGCCCTTCCTACATCTCGGCCAATCTGGCCGAATGGCTGGACAAACGCAACATGGATCACGTGCGCGGCGCGCCCTGCCACCCGCAAACACAGGGCAAAATCGAGCGCTGGCATCAGACGCTCAAGAATCGCGTCTTGCTTGAGAACTATTATCTGCCCGGCGACCTGGAAGCCAGGATCGACACCTTCGTCGATCACTACAATCATCGCCGCTATCACGAGAGCCTGGACAATCTCACGCCGGCTGACGTCTACTTCGGCCGAGGACAAACCATTCTGCTGCAACGAGAAAGGATCAAACGAGCCACCATCCAAAATCGTCGCTTGCAACACCAATTGAACGCCGCATAA
- a CDS encoding helix-turn-helix domain-containing protein, whose protein sequence is MTKAKLTREKKKPSGLTKSLLETAQDMRRGELLDEAAYAKITMRHLGENEAPKAEPITGEEIRALREKAHLSQAVFARHLNVTVGYVSQLERGAKRPTGAALVLLNVIRRKGLEVIL, encoded by the coding sequence ATGACTAAAGCAAAATTGACCAGAGAAAAAAAGAAACCTAGCGGGCTGACGAAATCATTGCTGGAAACAGCCCAGGACATGCGACGTGGCGAGCTGCTCGATGAGGCGGCTTACGCGAAAATCACCATGCGGCATCTCGGAGAAAACGAGGCGCCGAAAGCCGAGCCAATCACAGGCGAAGAAATTCGCGCCTTGAGAGAGAAAGCGCATTTAAGCCAGGCGGTGTTCGCCCGTCACCTCAACGTGACAGTCGGCTATGTCTCGCAACTCGAACGCGGCGCGAAACGGCCAACGGGCGCGGCGCTCGTTCTGCTGAACGTGATCCGCCGCAAGGGACTCGAAGTGATCCTGTAG
- a CDS encoding type II toxin-antitoxin system RelE/ParE family toxin, with amino-acid sequence MGDDSLREAIERAECGLVDGDLGGDVIKQRVARKGQGRSGGYRVLIAYRRGNRAVFLYGFAKSERENIDDDELATLRDIAEGWLTANDAKLDRAIADGFVQEVDDD; translated from the coding sequence ATCGGCGATGACAGCTTGCGCGAAGCGATAGAGCGCGCGGAATGCGGCCTTGTGGATGGAGACCTGGGTGGTGACGTCATCAAACAGAGGGTCGCCAGAAAGGGACAGGGCCGGTCGGGCGGCTACCGCGTGCTGATCGCGTATCGGCGAGGCAACCGGGCGGTATTCCTTTACGGCTTCGCCAAAAGCGAGCGCGAGAACATCGATGACGACGAACTGGCGACCCTGCGAGACATTGCAGAGGGGTGGCTCACAGCGAATGACGCAAAGCTCGATCGCGCAATAGCGGACGGTTTTGTGCAGGAGGTAGACGATGACTAA
- a CDS encoding type IV secretory system conjugative DNA transfer family protein — protein sequence MGLIVAIACGFVWFRFSDPFSHFLFQHAPADYARQLSSNGPAILGGLMLCGLVVATGLQGAMSNQRTAGMWQSAAGRRVIGWAAHWAAFVVLTASIGIALQALTGGNSLTVAMAALLAWGGLRPFKIFLGRATRPLRWFLAGRHVGLGGTSKFSGLLDEWANPWRPGQVLLGASMYDPKWIVGFSDDRHVCTIATSRAGKGRSVIIPNLLTWRGSVLVIDPKGQNALVTALARGKGGRGLTHPLGQTVRILDPLGEIRDPLLQDCKARFNPLAGLDPGADDYAERVELIADALVVPDAKAKDNFFDISARVIISGLIDYVVMSPDIPEKDKHLGTVRDLLIHPDGPPLESNPGANPPFRGMEDMGGLAQAAASLVLQAGKNAKGDVIATAISHTKWLDSAGMRRTLAASDFSLHDLNDGATTIYLVLPPQYLDIHGRFLRLFVNLALHAAAEGRKGRYATLFLLDEFYALGRLQQLAKAAGLMAGFGVKLWPIIQNLGQVQELYPQNWETFMGNAGMWQAFAMNDQTTARYLSERLGKRVLWRRMRGPEGYEWELAGAANLRDAQELAKATSRASGNMAVFTETGEAFLLRRTPYDKLFPRGRYMPDPFENGGSQ from the coding sequence ATGGGTCTGATCGTCGCCATCGCCTGCGGATTCGTCTGGTTTCGGTTTTCGGACCCGTTTTCGCACTTCCTGTTTCAACATGCGCCGGCGGACTATGCCCGCCAGCTTTCTTCCAACGGTCCGGCGATTCTCGGCGGGTTGATGCTCTGCGGTCTGGTCGTGGCGACCGGACTGCAAGGCGCGATGTCAAACCAGCGTACCGCCGGCATGTGGCAGTCGGCGGCGGGGCGGCGGGTCATCGGCTGGGCCGCCCATTGGGCGGCGTTCGTCGTGCTAACGGCATCGATCGGCATTGCGTTGCAGGCGTTGACCGGCGGGAACTCGCTGACTGTGGCCATGGCTGCCCTGCTCGCATGGGGCGGACTGCGGCCGTTCAAGATTTTTCTCGGCCGCGCCACCCGTCCGCTGCGCTGGTTCCTGGCGGGGCGGCATGTGGGGCTGGGCGGCACGTCCAAATTCTCCGGCCTGCTGGATGAGTGGGCGAATCCGTGGCGACCGGGACAGGTGCTGCTCGGCGCGTCGATGTACGATCCAAAATGGATCGTTGGCTTCAGCGATGACCGCCATGTCTGCACGATCGCGACCAGCCGCGCGGGCAAGGGCCGCTCGGTGATCATTCCGAATCTGCTCACATGGCGGGGCTCGGTTCTGGTCATCGACCCGAAGGGCCAGAACGCCCTTGTCACCGCACTGGCGCGCGGCAAGGGCGGGAGAGGCCTGACGCACCCGCTCGGTCAGACGGTGCGGATTCTCGATCCGCTGGGGGAAATCCGCGACCCTTTGCTTCAAGACTGCAAGGCGCGCTTCAATCCGCTCGCCGGGCTCGATCCGGGCGCGGACGATTATGCGGAGCGCGTCGAGCTGATCGCGGACGCGCTCGTCGTTCCCGATGCGAAAGCGAAGGATAACTTTTTCGACATTTCGGCCAGGGTCATCATCAGCGGCCTGATCGATTACGTCGTGATGAGTCCGGACATTCCGGAAAAAGATAAGCATCTCGGCACGGTGCGTGATCTGCTGATCCATCCCGACGGCCCTCCGCTCGAAAGCAACCCGGGGGCGAACCCTCCCTTCCGGGGCATGGAGGACATGGGCGGGCTGGCGCAGGCGGCGGCGTCGCTGGTTCTGCAAGCCGGCAAGAATGCCAAAGGCGATGTCATCGCCACGGCCATTTCGCATACGAAATGGTTGGACAGCGCGGGGATGCGCCGGACCCTCGCCGCGTCGGATTTCAGCCTGCACGATCTAAACGACGGCGCGACGACGATCTATCTGGTGCTGCCGCCGCAATATCTGGACATCCACGGACGATTCCTTCGGCTGTTCGTCAACCTGGCCCTGCACGCGGCCGCCGAGGGGCGCAAGGGCAGGTACGCGACGCTGTTCCTGCTCGATGAATTTTACGCGCTCGGGCGTCTCCAGCAGCTGGCGAAGGCCGCAGGCCTGATGGCGGGCTTCGGCGTCAAGCTGTGGCCGATCATTCAGAATCTGGGCCAAGTTCAGGAACTGTATCCGCAAAACTGGGAAACCTTCATGGGCAATGCCGGAATGTGGCAGGCCTTTGCCATGAATGACCAGACCACGGCACGATATTTGTCCGAGCGTCTCGGCAAGCGGGTTCTCTGGCGCAGGATGCGCGGCCCCGAAGGCTATGAGTGGGAACTGGCTGGCGCCGCCAATCTGCGGGACGCGCAGGAGCTTGCCAAAGCGACAAGCCGCGCCAGCGGCAACATGGCCGTGTTCACGGAGACAGGCGAGGCGTTTCTGTTGCGCCGGACGCCCTACGACAAGCTGTTTCCGCGCGGCCGCTACATGCCCGATCCTTTTGAAAACGGAGGTTCGCAATGA
- a CDS encoding SprT-like domain-containing protein has product MQKPRTINDHPTRESYLRAATIELRPWFAKLGLTLPEKIRFAVAFTSHGKKGRVAGECWHASASDDGHHEIIIRADFADPAEVLGILVHELVHAALPPDAKHGKEFREAALKIGLEGQMRHALPGAILKERLNELSSSLGPFPHGRLNFDRVTLAGEVVADKPKKQGTRMLKAECLGAGCGYTVRVAARWIKDCGAPHCPKHGSMNVPPLSQESAAAVGADAVTAEAME; this is encoded by the coding sequence ATGCAGAAGCCCCGCACTATCAACGACCACCCAACTCGAGAAAGCTATTTACGCGCCGCCACCATTGAATTGCGGCCCTGGTTTGCCAAGCTCGGTCTCACGCTTCCGGAGAAGATCAGATTCGCCGTCGCGTTCACATCGCACGGCAAAAAAGGGCGCGTGGCCGGAGAGTGCTGGCACGCCAGTGCGTCCGATGACGGCCATCATGAAATCATCATCCGGGCTGATTTCGCGGACCCGGCCGAAGTGCTCGGAATCCTCGTGCATGAACTGGTGCATGCCGCGCTACCGCCGGATGCGAAGCACGGCAAGGAATTTCGGGAAGCGGCCCTCAAGATCGGGCTTGAAGGGCAGATGCGGCACGCGCTGCCAGGCGCGATCCTCAAGGAGCGTTTAAACGAGCTCTCTTCTTCCCTGGGTCCGTTCCCACACGGTCGGCTGAACTTCGACCGCGTGACGCTCGCCGGTGAAGTCGTGGCGGACAAGCCGAAGAAGCAAGGAACGCGCATGCTGAAGGCCGAATGCCTTGGCGCGGGTTGCGGTTACACGGTGCGCGTCGCCGCGCGGTGGATCAAGGATTGCGGGGCGCCGCACTGCCCGAAGCATGGCTCGATGAATGTGCCGCCGCTATCGCAGGAAAGCGCGGCAGCCGTCGGCGCAGACGCCGTTACCGCAGAAGCGATGGAGTAA
- a CDS encoding ankyrin repeat domain-containing protein, whose translation MAFISDEEFVNRINDAASSLNPDRERECTYLLLDLSYRGLTDYVHRLLEYWFDINAPDEETGMTALHIAVGRNNLELTRLLVQRGASFIPDKQGRMPSTIAAECEVTEDLCDFIAEAEAAAEARAGGV comes from the coding sequence ATGGCATTCATCTCCGATGAAGAATTTGTGAACCGCATTAACGACGCAGCGAGCAGCCTGAACCCTGATAGGGAACGAGAGTGTACATATCTGCTTCTCGATTTATCCTATAGGGGCCTGACTGATTATGTTCATAGGTTGCTTGAATACTGGTTCGACATCAATGCCCCAGACGAGGAAACCGGAATGACAGCGCTCCATATAGCTGTCGGACGGAACAATCTTGAATTGACTCGGCTCCTTGTGCAACGTGGCGCTTCGTTCATCCCTGACAAGCAAGGCCGGATGCCATCGACAATCGCTGCCGAATGTGAGGTTACCGAAGATCTCTGCGATTTCATTGCGGAAGCTGAAGCGGCGGCCGAGGCCCGTGCAGGAGGCGTTTAA
- the mobC gene encoding plasmid mobilization relaxosome protein MobC yields MTRQTPPFRKGGRPRKTDSEKRKLLISARVRQDEMAIIEGRAAENNIPLSDFVREQALSGAILVRKSRTLSAIDRHDLARIGSNLNQIARACNATGDTFRARHIESILDELRRLLRRIDAPGQALDELGEG; encoded by the coding sequence ATGACTCGACAAACACCCCCCTTCCGCAAAGGCGGCAGGCCTCGGAAAACCGACTCCGAAAAACGCAAGCTGCTTATTTCGGCTCGCGTGCGTCAGGACGAGATGGCGATCATCGAGGGACGCGCGGCGGAAAACAATATCCCGCTTTCGGACTTCGTCCGGGAGCAGGCGTTGTCCGGCGCGATCCTGGTCCGCAAGTCGCGTACGTTAAGCGCGATCGATCGGCACGACCTCGCCCGGATCGGCTCAAACCTCAATCAGATTGCTCGTGCCTGCAACGCGACCGGCGACACATTCCGCGCACGCCACATCGAGTCCATCCTGGACGAGTTGCGCCGCCTGCTCAGGCGCATCGACGCGCCGGGGCAGGCCTTGGATGAACTGGGCGAAGGGTAG
- a CDS encoding relaxase/mobilization nuclease domain-containing protein encodes MNWAKGRNTRGRGTSFKGALVYVLHDKDAQTSERVGFVELHNLATDEPHRAWREMKALCDAADELKKRSGVKATGRKLTRPVYAFTLNWHEADNPDQAHMRETAFDALRTLGMEHCQSVIVEHTDRPHKHVHVIVNLVDPEIGQAVSLSNDAHKLDRWADNYEVTQGVIRSPDRRAKFHALDNGIEPPKRPTQAKSREEWEATRTLNGEKAKQRAADIKAAYAAHVANLKAAQASAFKARNAESEKLWNSYTADRKAVNDRYQPFIDAIWKGRRTKPPHPYTEQALHDLQESAEWKQIGRTQFAQRRLFNAREHSLLGAIGNAVRLHYAAMRERGGLASLFKLMISPAARRKQFERQQETEKQALRKRQAQSRNERAATLKAARRVELAKLSQEFQKDLDAMKTRHASEVAAQKAVWRQLAAEREKVWSDYRKEFPIPEPQQDKGDQQQSHRDEFREAASGTAKPERERKADKNPGNGADRAPTVEKSPRRDWRARRSAAERKADGSYKKRDRGKDDGGRSRQRDRYDHD; translated from the coding sequence ATGAACTGGGCGAAGGGTAGAAACACCAGAGGGCGCGGGACGTCGTTCAAGGGCGCTCTTGTGTATGTCCTGCACGACAAGGACGCCCAAACCTCCGAGCGCGTCGGTTTCGTGGAACTGCACAATCTGGCGACTGACGAGCCGCACCGCGCCTGGCGCGAAATGAAAGCCCTGTGCGATGCCGCCGATGAGTTGAAGAAACGCTCCGGCGTCAAGGCCACCGGGCGCAAGCTGACCAGGCCGGTTTACGCTTTTACCCTCAACTGGCATGAGGCCGACAACCCCGATCAGGCCCATATGCGCGAAACCGCCTTCGACGCCTTGCGCACCCTCGGCATGGAGCATTGCCAGTCGGTCATCGTCGAACATACCGACCGTCCCCACAAGCATGTCCATGTCATCGTCAATCTGGTCGATCCTGAAATCGGCCAGGCCGTGTCCCTTTCGAACGACGCCCACAAACTTGATCGTTGGGCCGATAATTACGAAGTTACCCAGGGCGTTATTCGCAGTCCCGACCGGCGGGCAAAGTTTCATGCGCTCGACAATGGCATCGAGCCGCCGAAGCGACCGACCCAGGCGAAGTCGCGCGAGGAGTGGGAAGCCACCCGGACGCTCAACGGCGAAAAAGCAAAACAGCGTGCCGCCGACATCAAAGCCGCCTATGCCGCTCATGTCGCCAATTTAAAGGCAGCGCAGGCCAGCGCGTTCAAAGCGCGCAACGCCGAGTCCGAGAAACTATGGAACAGCTATACAGCCGACCGCAAGGCCGTGAACGATCGCTACCAGCCGTTCATCGACGCCATCTGGAAAGGTAGGCGAACAAAACCGCCACATCCCTACACCGAGCAGGCGCTTCACGACCTTCAGGAAAGCGCCGAATGGAAGCAAATCGGGCGCACGCAGTTTGCCCAGCGCCGCCTCTTCAACGCCCGCGAGCATTCCCTTCTTGGCGCGATCGGCAACGCCGTGCGCCTTCACTATGCGGCCATGAGAGAGCGGGGCGGCCTTGCCAGCCTGTTCAAGCTGATGATCAGCCCCGCTGCCCGCCGGAAGCAGTTTGAGCGACAGCAAGAAACCGAGAAACAAGCCCTGCGGAAGCGACAGGCGCAGAGCCGCAACGAGAGAGCGGCAACCCTGAAAGCGGCGCGCCGGGTTGAACTGGCGAAACTCTCGCAGGAATTCCAGAAGGACCTGGACGCCATGAAGACCCGCCACGCCTCCGAGGTCGCCGCACAGAAGGCGGTTTGGCGGCAGCTCGCCGCTGAACGCGAGAAGGTCTGGTCGGATTATCGTAAGGAGTTCCCAATTCCGGAGCCCCAGCAAGACAAGGGCGACCAGCAGCAATCTCATCGTGACGAGTTCCGGGAGGCCGCCTCCGGAACTGCCAAACCGGAACGCGAGCGGAAGGCCGATAAGAACCCGGGAAACGGAGCCGACCGTGCGCCGACTGTCGAAAAATCACCCCGGCGGGACTGGCGCGCCAGGCGGTCGGCGGCCGAGCGCAAAGCCGATGGATCATACAAAAAGCGGGACAGAGGCAAGGATGACGGCGGTCGCAGCCGGCAGCGCGATCGGTACGACCACGATTGA
- a CDS encoding IS630 family transposase (programmed frameshift), protein MPSAVKLREDYLAKELRVLARRSKNVNQSRRLLSLAAVRDGMDRRAAAKIGGMDRQTLRDWVHRFNATGPEGLIDNWTEGPAPRLSAAQLAEFATIVEAGPDREKDGVVRWRRVDLRRIIAERFGVDFHERYVGKLLKKLGFSHISARPRHPAQDEQIVEAFKKNFPRALKAHLDKLPETTPVEVWFQDEARIGQKNGLVRQWARRGTRPRQPADQRYDNAYLFGAICPARGVGAALALPYADTGMMQLHLDEISHNVAKGAHAVLLLDRAGWHTTSQLNVPENITPIFLPSRAPELNPVENIWQYLRQNWLSNTVFENYDAIIDAACAAWRKLIAQPETITSIGMREWAHVGQSL, encoded by the exons ATGCCATCAGCGGTGAAATTGCGAGAGGACTATTTGGCCAAGGAGCTTCGGGTGTTGGCCCGGCGCTCAAAGAACGTCAACCAGAGTCGCCGGCTGTTATCGCTGGCGGCAGTGCGGGACGGGATGGATCGGAGGGCGGCGGCCAAGATCGGCGGGATGGATCGGCAGACGCTGCGCGACTGGGTCCATCGCTTCAACGCCACCGGGCCAGAGGGCCTCATCGACAACTGGACAGAGGGCCCCGCGCCGCGCCTGTCAGCCGCGCAGTTGGCCGAGTTCGCGACAATCGTCGAGGCCGGGCCGGATCGTGAGAAGGATGGCGTCGTGCGTTGGCGCCGGGTGGACCTCAGGCGCATCATCGCCGAGAGGTTCGGCGTCGACTTCCACGAGCGCTACGTTGGAAAGCTTTTGAAGAAGCTCGGCTTCTCGCACATCAGCGCAAGGCCGCGCCATCCAGCCCAGGACGAACAGATCGTCGAGGCGTTCA AAAAAAACTTCCCGCGCGCGCTGAAGGCTCATCTCGACAAACTGCCAGAGACGACGCCGGTCGAAGTCTGGTTCCAGGACGAAGCCCGGATCGGCCAGAAGAATGGCCTCGTCCGCCAGTGGGCCAGGCGTGGAACGAGGCCAAGGCAGCCCGCCGACCAGCGCTACGACAACGCCTATCTGTTTGGCGCGATCTGCCCCGCCCGCGGCGTTGGGGCGGCCCTCGCGTTGCCTTATGCGGACACCGGCATGATGCAGCTCCATCTCGACGAAATCTCGCACAACGTCGCCAAGGGTGCGCATGCCGTCCTGCTGCTCGACAGGGCCGGATGGCACACCACCAGCCAGCTCAACGTGCCCGAAAACATCACGCCGATCTTCCTGCCTTCGCGCGCGCCGGAACTGAACCCGGTCGAGAACATCTGGCAGTATCTGCGTCAGAACTGGCTCTCAAACACCGTCTTCGAAAATTACGATGCCATCATCGACGCAGCCTGCGCCGCCTGGCGAAAGCTCATAGCCCAGCCTGAAACAATCACATCCATCGGGATGCGAGAATGGGCTCACGTCGGTCAGTCGCTATGA
- a CDS encoding LysR family transcriptional regulator, which produces MIDWDDVRYFLAAARGGSVRAAAKRLGVNHATVLRRIAQLEERLGAQMFEKLPSGYRLTAAGEEVLELANQMEASSHQLETRVFGRDQSVRGLLRVTLTPILATHLLIPDFAEFARLHPDIEMEILSSGELANLTNREADVAIRVVYDRKTLPLNLHGLKGPELFGGVYISRDRLAAWRAGAPDPIRWIVISMHGIPEWASEGEVRTTGVPFRTTDAAAEIVAVRQGLGITTLPCFVGDVDPLLVRVPGTDLHMYGTLWLLTQGETRKTKRVRLFTEFVSRRLAAYAPLLAGLSVSREATVQPSPAR; this is translated from the coding sequence ATGATCGATTGGGATGACGTTCGCTACTTTCTTGCCGCCGCGCGCGGAGGCTCAGTGCGGGCCGCCGCCAAGCGTCTCGGAGTGAACCACGCGACCGTGCTGCGACGCATCGCCCAGCTCGAGGAACGCCTCGGGGCGCAGATGTTCGAAAAGCTGCCTTCGGGCTACCGCTTGACGGCTGCGGGCGAGGAGGTCCTCGAGCTCGCGAACCAGATGGAAGCGTCATCGCACCAGCTTGAGACGCGCGTCTTCGGCCGTGACCAGAGCGTGCGCGGGCTTCTGCGGGTGACGTTGACACCAATCCTCGCGACACACCTGCTCATCCCGGACTTCGCCGAGTTCGCGCGTCTGCATCCGGACATCGAGATGGAAATCTTGTCGTCCGGCGAGCTGGCAAATCTGACCAACCGCGAGGCCGACGTCGCGATCCGCGTCGTCTACGACCGCAAAACCCTGCCGCTCAATCTTCACGGCCTGAAGGGACCGGAGCTGTTCGGCGGCGTCTACATATCCCGCGATAGACTCGCCGCGTGGCGTGCGGGCGCGCCTGATCCCATCCGGTGGATCGTCATAAGCATGCATGGCATTCCGGAGTGGGCCAGCGAGGGTGAGGTTCGCACCACGGGAGTTCCGTTCAGGACCACGGACGCCGCGGCGGAGATCGTTGCTGTACGGCAAGGGCTCGGGATCACGACGCTGCCGTGTTTCGTCGGAGATGTCGACCCCCTACTGGTGAGGGTGCCGGGCACCGACCTCCACATGTACGGAACGCTCTGGCTTCTCACACAGGGGGAGACACGCAAGACCAAGCGTGTCCGGCTCTTCACGGAGTTCGTATCCCGCAGGCTCGCCGCATACGCGCCGCTTCTCGCGGGGCTGTCCGTATCGCGCGAGGCGACGGTGCAGCCGTCGCCGGCCAGATGA
- a CDS encoding glucose 1-dehydrogenase, which translates to MGKLDSKVAVITGGSSGIGLATAKRFVEEGAHVVITSRREKELKEAAALIGKNVTTVTGDITRLEDLDRLYAVVKEKHGHIDALFANAGWGEVSPLGAVTEAHFDKTFDLNAKGTFFTVQKAIPLFKDGGSIILTTSVANVMGLPTFAVYAATKAAVRSFVRSWAMELKDRKIRVNGVSPGPIETAALEKAGIPPEMMEQAIAGFTTQVPLGRRGKPEEIAAAVAFLASEESSYITGVELAVDGGMAQV; encoded by the coding sequence ATGGGAAAGCTCGACAGTAAAGTTGCAGTCATCACGGGCGGATCGAGCGGTATTGGCTTGGCCACTGCTAAGCGCTTCGTGGAAGAAGGCGCGCATGTCGTGATTACTAGTCGACGAGAAAAAGAGCTGAAAGAGGCCGCAGCCCTTATCGGAAAAAACGTCACGACGGTCACGGGTGATATAACGCGCCTTGAGGATTTGGACCGGCTCTATGCCGTCGTGAAAGAGAAACACGGTCACATCGATGCACTTTTCGCAAATGCCGGCTGGGGTGAAGTCTCACCACTTGGAGCGGTTACCGAAGCTCATTTCGACAAAACCTTCGATTTAAATGCGAAGGGAACATTCTTCACCGTCCAGAAGGCTATTCCCCTCTTCAAAGATGGAGGTTCGATCATCCTGACCACTTCGGTCGCGAACGTAATGGGATTACCAACGTTTGCTGTCTATGCCGCGACTAAGGCGGCTGTGCGCAGTTTTGTGCGTAGCTGGGCCATGGAACTAAAAGACCGCAAAATCCGTGTGAATGGGGTAAGCCCCGGACCCATCGAAACTGCGGCACTTGAGAAAGCGGGCATCCCCCCTGAAATGATGGAACAAGCGATAGCAGGGTTCACCACGCAGGTTCCGCTCGGACGCAGAGGCAAGCCCGAGGAAATTGCGGCTGCCGTGGCGTTTCTTGCCTCCGAAGAAAGTTCATACATAACCGGCGTAGAACTCGCCGTCGATGGAGGCATGGCGCAGGTCTAA
- a CDS encoding nuclear transport factor 2 family protein encodes MSTEKNVQVVKDFLAAMGNYNERDDEPDLLALVTEDIQWIIPGKDWPLAGTYRGHKELAALIKKASQEVDMKFTTPPEFVAQGDRVMVVGVAEGKIYATNKPFYDEWVFDLTIRDGKVARFKEYIDTQALARAAQKGASELAA; translated from the coding sequence ATGAGCACCGAAAAAAATGTACAGGTTGTGAAAGATTTCTTGGCTGCCATGGGCAACTACAATGAGCGCGATGATGAGCCTGACCTGCTGGCGTTGGTTACCGAAGATATCCAGTGGATCATACCGGGCAAAGACTGGCCGCTGGCAGGCACGTATCGCGGACACAAGGAATTGGCAGCGTTGATTAAGAAGGCATCTCAAGAGGTGGACATGAAATTTACCACGCCCCCTGAATTCGTGGCACAGGGAGACCGGGTGATGGTCGTCGGCGTCGCTGAAGGAAAAATCTATGCGACGAATAAGCCGTTCTATGACGAATGGGTTTTCGACTTAACTATTCGCGATGGTAAAGTCGCGCGCTTCAAGGAATATATTGACACGCAAGCACTAGCACGCGCCGCGCAAAAGGGCGCGTCCGAGTTGGCTGCGTAG